In the genome of Nitrospira japonica, one region contains:
- a CDS encoding PAS domain-containing protein → MLAAASWHLLEQRALRLKGLLAGNAVSPASVPSGITSQFRQQPYVIDFYADRLEDAILIRNTDGTIQGWNQGAKRLYGWDANETVGKTSHFLLKTIFPCSLSSIETQLVQRGFWEGKLIHKCRDGAQLVVHSKWLLLHEVENSDAVVYEVNSQKVQMDKHWKEAYES, encoded by the coding sequence ATGCTCGCCGCAGCTTCCTGGCATCTCCTCGAGCAACGAGCTCTTCGACTAAAAGGTTTGCTTGCCGGCAATGCTGTTAGTCCCGCTTCTGTGCCAAGTGGGATTACGTCCCAGTTCAGACAACAGCCATACGTCATAGATTTCTATGCCGACCGACTCGAGGATGCGATCTTGATTCGCAATACCGATGGTACTATTCAGGGTTGGAATCAGGGTGCCAAACGATTGTATGGCTGGGATGCTAACGAGACGGTAGGAAAAACTTCCCATTTCCTCCTGAAGACAATCTTCCCTTGTTCGTTGTCATCAATCGAAACACAGTTGGTGCAAAGAGGCTTTTGGGAGGGCAAGTTGATTCATAAGTGTCGCGATGGAGCGCAGCTCGTTGTCCATAGTAAATGGCTTCTCCTTCATGAGGTGGAAAATTCAGATGCAGTGGTATATGAAGTGAATAGTCAGAAGGTGCAAATGGACAAGCATTGGAAGGAGGCGTATGAGTCCTAA